A part of Melittangium boletus DSM 14713 genomic DNA contains:
- a CDS encoding tetratricopeptide repeat protein codes for MSTLPPPPTGEARGLPRARRPAAPAPKPAVAAKPAAPAPKPAAPAPKPAALARPLTPSASLSDELFGDLGDLAPPDSSESSPGSLLDDLASPGGAPAASKDSLFGDLADLTASSPSNPVLDTEDPRPNTPGYSLPSGDLLFDDIAQPPPPAPAPKPAAPMQARPAPQPKPAVAAFPDPSDDALFDFNAPPGYSPPPPVPDPAPAPQPKPAAAAFPDSSDDALFDFNAPPGYSPPPPVEEPAPASASAEADPLMDFFGAPPTSASPGVAAPAPAPVAPAPAPTPRGCRECGKPLVDPFDQALGACEDCRQRAQKPVPAPVPENRSVEVIDLPPMDSSMSASAAAPVAAPEGGGARAPAPALPAEPRSAARPVVARTGVAVSASSGRSKGPLVAVLVLLLLAGAGGAAYFFVPEVRALVGQPAGSGAGASGGGGASASAALPPAIEAVLPRWQLMFVDAQEGDSKQLIEQGQTLLAKDQRFAYLQAAESFQRAVLLDPRSDVAIGGYVQAISLGSGSFMDDATFQEARMLIEAAEGRAQRAPDLLVAHANLLLARSGDEQNLDQARKLAEEVLNAPAGSAAPKAEAHLLLGRTFLGSSRELATQHFESALAIAPDLQRVHYYRALADETSGDYSLAIGRLQKRLEQDPEHWETRTTLARIYMEVGEVPLARQLYEARLKSAPNDIQAQLALAVMRYQVEGGVPAALSSLRGLLRNRDKYDERDVAELLLHLSAAERLSNNLEASAKAGREALQLVKNNPPVHLQLLLVALARKDAAEASTHLATLKGHLGDLSLEKMLEGRIRLLERKPAEAIAPFTEAAKLDPRRTDALLLAGVAAAQEGRRDESFRYFAQAIQADPLRLTPRPVVTPFYLRNAEFLVGLEGAVAATSRGEDDLLPHLYEGLLRFHLGDASNAEKMFKKVAEVDATHAPSFALRALLAMGRKDMNSARTYAARAVDGGRQVAIAHLAQGLVLAESKQVEPAKRSLRDAIQLAPRLYAAEVKLDELEAASGSAPVKERLVRLLGLDPSYLPAKRVLYQLDKRG; via the coding sequence ATGTCCACGCTGCCGCCACCTCCAACTGGTGAAGCGCGAGGACTCCCCCGCGCCCGCCGCCCCGCCGCTCCGGCGCCCAAACCCGCGGTGGCCGCCAAACCCGCCGCCCCGGCGCCCAAGCCCGCGGCCCCCGCGCCCAAGCCCGCCGCACTGGCGCGCCCCCTGACGCCGTCCGCCTCCCTGTCCGATGAGCTCTTCGGCGACCTGGGAGATCTCGCGCCGCCCGACTCATCGGAGTCGTCGCCTGGCTCGCTGCTGGATGACCTCGCGTCTCCAGGCGGGGCACCAGCGGCCTCGAAGGATTCCCTGTTCGGCGACCTCGCCGATCTCACCGCGTCCTCGCCCTCGAACCCGGTGCTCGACACCGAGGACCCCCGGCCGAACACCCCGGGCTATTCGCTGCCGTCGGGCGATCTGCTGTTCGACGACATCGCCCAGCCGCCACCGCCCGCTCCAGCGCCCAAGCCGGCCGCGCCCATGCAGGCCCGGCCCGCGCCGCAGCCCAAGCCGGCCGTCGCGGCGTTCCCGGATCCATCGGACGACGCGCTGTTCGACTTCAACGCGCCTCCCGGCTACTCCCCGCCGCCGCCCGTTCCGGATCCCGCGCCCGCGCCGCAGCCCAAGCCGGCCGCCGCGGCGTTCCCGGATTCATCGGACGACGCGCTGTTCGACTTCAACGCGCCTCCCGGCTACTCCCCGCCGCCGCCCGTGGAGGAGCCCGCTCCCGCCTCCGCGTCCGCCGAGGCGGATCCCCTGATGGACTTCTTCGGGGCACCGCCCACGTCCGCCTCGCCCGGCGTGGCGGCTCCGGCTCCCGCCCCGGTGGCGCCCGCTCCCGCCCCGACTCCGCGCGGCTGCCGTGAATGTGGCAAGCCGCTCGTGGATCCATTCGATCAGGCGCTCGGGGCCTGTGAGGACTGCCGGCAGCGCGCCCAGAAGCCCGTGCCCGCTCCCGTCCCCGAGAACCGCTCCGTGGAGGTCATCGACCTGCCGCCGATGGACTCGTCCATGTCGGCCAGTGCGGCGGCCCCGGTGGCGGCACCCGAGGGGGGTGGCGCACGTGCTCCCGCGCCCGCCCTGCCCGCCGAGCCCCGAAGCGCCGCTCGCCCCGTGGTCGCGCGTACCGGCGTGGCCGTGTCGGCCTCCAGTGGCCGGAGCAAGGGCCCCCTGGTGGCCGTGCTGGTGCTCCTGCTGCTCGCGGGAGCGGGTGGGGCCGCCTACTTCTTCGTTCCCGAGGTCCGGGCCCTGGTGGGCCAGCCGGCCGGGAGTGGGGCCGGAGCGTCGGGCGGTGGAGGTGCTTCCGCGTCGGCCGCGCTGCCCCCCGCGATCGAGGCCGTGCTGCCTCGCTGGCAGCTCATGTTCGTGGATGCCCAGGAAGGAGACAGCAAACAGCTCATCGAGCAGGGGCAGACGCTGCTCGCGAAGGATCAACGCTTCGCCTATCTGCAGGCGGCGGAGTCCTTCCAGCGCGCGGTGCTGTTGGATCCACGGAGCGACGTCGCCATCGGCGGCTATGTCCAGGCGATCTCCCTGGGCAGTGGCTCGTTCATGGATGACGCGACCTTCCAGGAAGCGCGCATGTTGATCGAAGCCGCCGAGGGCCGGGCTCAGCGTGCCCCGGATCTCCTGGTGGCGCATGCGAACCTGCTGCTGGCCCGCTCCGGGGACGAGCAGAACCTGGATCAGGCGCGCAAGCTCGCGGAGGAAGTGCTCAACGCCCCCGCGGGCTCCGCGGCGCCGAAGGCCGAGGCCCACCTGCTGCTCGGCCGCACCTTCCTGGGCTCCTCGCGGGAGCTGGCCACGCAGCACTTCGAGTCGGCGCTGGCCATCGCCCCGGATCTGCAGCGTGTGCACTACTACCGCGCGCTGGCGGATGAGACGTCGGGCGACTACTCGCTGGCGATCGGCCGGTTGCAGAAGCGGCTCGAGCAGGATCCCGAGCACTGGGAGACGCGCACCACCCTGGCTCGTATCTACATGGAAGTGGGAGAGGTGCCGCTGGCACGTCAGCTCTACGAGGCGCGTCTCAAGAGCGCTCCCAATGACATCCAGGCCCAGTTGGCGCTCGCGGTGATGCGCTACCAGGTGGAGGGTGGGGTGCCCGCGGCGCTGTCGTCCCTGCGCGGCCTGCTGCGCAACCGGGACAAGTACGACGAGCGCGACGTGGCGGAACTGCTGCTGCACCTGTCGGCCGCCGAGCGGTTGTCCAACAACCTGGAAGCTTCCGCCAAGGCGGGCCGCGAGGCCCTGCAACTGGTGAAGAACAACCCACCGGTCCACCTGCAGCTCCTGCTCGTGGCGCTGGCGCGCAAGGACGCCGCCGAGGCGTCCACCCACCTCGCCACGCTCAAGGGCCACCTGGGAGACCTCTCCCTGGAGAAGATGCTCGAGGGCCGGATTCGTCTGCTCGAGCGCAAGCCCGCCGAGGCGATCGCGCCGTTCACGGAGGCGGCGAAGCTCGACCCGCGTCGCACGGACGCCTTGCTGCTGGCCGGAGTCGCCGCCGCGCAGGAGGGCCGCCGGGATGAGTCCTTCCGCTACTTCGCCCAGGCCATCCAGGCGGATCCCCTCCGCCTCACGCCGCGTCCCGTGGTCACCCCCTTCTACCTGCGCAACGCCGAGTTCCTGGTGGGACTCGAGGGCGCCGTCGCGGCGACCTCTCGGGGAGAGGACGATCTGCTTCCCCACCTGTACGAGGGCCTGCTGCGCTTCCACCTGGGGGATGCCTCCAACGCGGAGAAGATGTTCAAGAAGGTGGCCGAGGTGGATGCCACGCACGCTCCCTCGTTCGCGTTGCGCGCGTTGCTCGCGATGGGGCGCAAGGACATGAACTCGGCCCGGACCTATGCCGCGCGCGCGGTGGATGGCGGCCGTCAGGTGGCCATCGCCCACCTCGCCCAGGGGCTCGTGCTGGCCGAGTCCAAGCAGGTGGAACCCGCCAAGCGCTCCCTGCGGGATGCCATCCAACTCGCTCCGAGGCTGTACGCGGCCGAGGTGAAGCTG
- the purH gene encoding bifunctional phosphoribosylaminoimidazolecarboxamide formyltransferase/IMP cyclohydrolase — translation MLALLSVSDKRGLVPFAQGLVRLGFELLSTGGTLAALQAAGVPARKVSEHTQSPEILGGRVKTLHPRIHGGLLGRPELESDRAEMAAHGITPISLVAVNLYPFRQTVASGASEAEVIEQIDIGGPAMVRASAKNFRHVTVVVDPEDYGAVLAELEASRATSEETRRRLMRKAFAHTAAYDASISGWLSEQAAEPFPQELTLGFQKVQSLRYGENPHQRGAFYREHAAPAEPTVAFSRVLQGKELSYNNILDLDAALGLVLEFPEQPCAVIIKHNTPCGVALDDALVKAYRTARAIDEVSAFGGIVAFNREVDPATAEALAETFLEAVIAPSYSAEAQKVLSAKKNLRLLEAGPALASPTARPRAQLEARSVSGGLVVHDKDSVEPPLDWKVVSKRAPTAEEEKALRFAWRVCKHVKSNAIVFAEGQKLLAAGGGQTSRVESAKIATARGGEALRGSAVASDAFFPFRDGLDEAARAGATCVIQPGGSVRDAELIAAADEHGMAMVLTGVRHFRH, via the coding sequence ATGCTGGCCCTTCTCAGCGTGTCCGACAAACGCGGTCTGGTTCCTTTCGCCCAAGGGCTCGTGCGGCTCGGTTTCGAGCTGCTGTCCACGGGTGGCACCCTCGCGGCGCTCCAGGCAGCGGGAGTTCCCGCCCGCAAGGTCTCCGAGCACACCCAGAGCCCGGAGATCCTCGGAGGGCGGGTGAAGACGCTCCATCCCCGCATCCATGGTGGACTGCTTGGCCGGCCCGAGCTGGAGTCGGATCGCGCGGAGATGGCCGCGCACGGCATCACCCCCATCTCGCTCGTGGCGGTCAACCTGTACCCCTTCCGCCAGACGGTCGCCTCCGGGGCATCCGAGGCGGAGGTCATCGAGCAGATCGACATCGGGGGGCCGGCGATGGTGCGCGCCTCCGCGAAGAACTTCCGCCATGTGACGGTGGTGGTGGACCCCGAGGACTATGGGGCCGTGTTGGCGGAGCTGGAGGCATCGCGTGCCACCAGCGAGGAGACGCGCCGAAGGCTGATGCGCAAGGCCTTCGCGCACACCGCGGCCTATGACGCTTCCATCTCGGGCTGGTTGTCGGAGCAGGCCGCGGAGCCCTTCCCCCAGGAGCTCACGCTCGGGTTCCAGAAGGTGCAGAGCCTGCGCTACGGGGAGAATCCGCACCAGCGCGGCGCCTTCTACCGCGAGCACGCCGCGCCCGCGGAGCCCACCGTGGCCTTCTCGCGCGTGCTCCAGGGCAAGGAGCTGTCGTACAACAACATCCTGGATCTGGACGCGGCGCTCGGCCTGGTGCTCGAGTTTCCGGAGCAGCCCTGCGCGGTCATCATCAAGCACAACACCCCGTGTGGCGTGGCCCTGGACGACGCGTTGGTGAAGGCCTACCGCACGGCGCGTGCGATCGATGAGGTCTCGGCCTTCGGCGGCATCGTGGCGTTCAACCGCGAGGTGGATCCGGCGACGGCCGAGGCCCTGGCGGAGACGTTCCTCGAGGCCGTCATCGCTCCGTCCTATTCGGCCGAGGCTCAGAAGGTACTGTCGGCGAAGAAGAACCTGCGCCTGCTGGAGGCGGGGCCCGCCCTGGCCTCGCCCACGGCCCGCCCGAGAGCCCAGTTGGAAGCACGGAGCGTGTCGGGCGGTCTGGTCGTGCACGACAAGGACTCCGTCGAGCCGCCGCTGGACTGGAAGGTGGTCAGCAAGCGCGCGCCCACCGCCGAGGAGGAAAAGGCCCTGCGCTTCGCCTGGCGGGTGTGCAAGCACGTGAAGAGCAACGCCATCGTCTTCGCCGAGGGTCAAAAGCTGCTCGCCGCCGGTGGAGGTCAAACGAGTCGGGTGGAGTCGGCGAAGATCGCCACGGCCCGGGGCGGTGAGGCCCTCCGGGGCAGCGCGGTGGCCTCGGATGCCTTCTTCCCCTTCCGGGATGGGCTCGACGAGGCCGCTCGGGCGGGAGCCACCTGTGTGATTCAACCGGGAGGCTCGGTGCGCGACGCGGAACTGATCGCGGCGGCGGATGAACATGGAATGGCAATGGTGCTCACGGGAGTGAGACACTTCCGGCACTGA
- a CDS encoding sigma factor-like helix-turn-helix DNA-binding protein: MSEVKQQRPEEEAPEEAEGGAERRRSKTMSRKEMARDLRRRRLTGQVDPEEGDLLQAVDSQRPKTRADCVNGARPCLFVSCKHNLYLDVNPETGSIKLNFPDKEIWELEHTCALDVAEKGGITLEEVGAIMNLTRERIRQVETRGLLKLREATEAEPPVSARKP; encoded by the coding sequence ATGTCTGAAGTGAAGCAGCAGCGGCCGGAGGAGGAGGCGCCCGAGGAGGCGGAGGGGGGAGCGGAGCGCCGTCGCTCGAAGACGATGTCGCGCAAGGAGATGGCGAGGGATTTGCGCCGTCGTCGCCTGACGGGTCAGGTGGACCCCGAGGAGGGCGATCTGCTCCAGGCCGTCGATTCCCAGCGGCCGAAGACCCGGGCGGACTGCGTGAATGGCGCGCGTCCGTGCCTGTTCGTATCGTGTAAGCACAACCTCTACCTGGATGTGAATCCGGAGACGGGGTCCATCAAGCTCAACTTCCCGGACAAGGAAATCTGGGAGCTCGAGCACACGTGCGCCCTGGATGTGGCGGAGAAGGGCGGCATCACGCTCGAGGAGGTGGGGGCCATCATGAACCTCACCCGCGAGCGCATTCGCCAGGTGGAGACGCGCGGGCTGCTCAAGCTGCGCGAGGCCACCGAGGCCGAGCCCCCGGTCTCGGCTCGCAAGCCCTGA